In Propionispora hippei DSM 15287, a single window of DNA contains:
- a CDS encoding DnaB-like helicase C-terminal domain-containing protein — translation MEDSTIIRAHIPCPDCGSSDAMCEYSDGHTFCFSCETHHHGNDTETKGGNKTVRNHEVIPLDSLTLDSLRARGITQETCAKYGYYKTRINNEMAQVACYYSDSGELVGQKVRFKDKRFSVRGEVSDRFFGQHLWHGGGKKLVITEGEIDCLTVSQVQGNKYPVVSIPNGAKSAKRIFKAQMEWLNSFEQVIVMFDMDERGREAVSDVEGILKPGKLYIATLPLKDPNECLLNDQADAIVKAIWNAKVYKPDGIVNGADLWNVLENEEEEEEGYSLPWDIDLQKMTLGLRKGELVVLTAGTGVGKTTFVRQIAHNFGVKQNLKVGMMMLEENVKRTAKGLMSIEAGKRLHINRKAVTPEEYKEAFEKTLGTGNFIFHEHFGSIEGDNLLNKMRYMVVGEGCDFIILDHVSIAVSGLEGDNERKLIDILMTTMRSLVEETGVGLVVISHLKRPDGQQSHEEGGVTSLSQLRGSGAIAQLADTVIGLERNQQAEGKEKNLVRIRLLKCRFTGETGIAGYLWYNKETDRLEGVDKLSDYLEENIDLGDNEDTPF, via the coding sequence GCAATAAGACTGTGCGAAACCACGAGGTCATACCATTGGACTCCCTCACTCTCGACTCATTGAGAGCAAGGGGAATAACCCAAGAAACATGCGCCAAGTACGGCTACTACAAGACCCGGATAAACAATGAAATGGCCCAAGTCGCTTGCTATTATTCAGACAGCGGCGAACTCGTGGGCCAGAAAGTTCGCTTTAAGGACAAGCGGTTCTCTGTCCGTGGTGAAGTATCTGACCGATTCTTTGGGCAACACCTTTGGCACGGAGGCGGCAAGAAACTGGTCATCACAGAGGGAGAAATCGACTGTCTAACGGTGTCACAGGTTCAAGGTAACAAGTACCCTGTCGTTTCTATCCCTAACGGTGCGAAATCAGCCAAGAGAATCTTCAAGGCTCAGATGGAATGGCTCAATAGTTTTGAGCAAGTAATTGTCATGTTTGACATGGATGAGCGTGGACGTGAGGCTGTATCGGATGTCGAAGGGATTCTGAAACCGGGAAAACTCTACATCGCTACGTTACCACTGAAAGACCCAAACGAGTGCTTACTTAACGATCAAGCAGATGCAATCGTCAAAGCCATATGGAACGCCAAGGTCTATAAACCGGACGGAATTGTCAATGGTGCAGACCTTTGGAACGTACTGGAGAACGAGGAAGAGGAAGAAGAAGGATACTCTCTCCCTTGGGACATCGACCTCCAGAAGATGACTTTAGGACTCCGCAAAGGCGAACTCGTTGTCCTGACAGCAGGAACCGGAGTCGGCAAGACTACCTTTGTCCGTCAAATTGCTCATAACTTCGGGGTCAAACAGAACCTCAAGGTGGGCATGATGATGCTCGAAGAAAACGTCAAAAGAACTGCCAAAGGTCTCATGAGTATTGAGGCCGGGAAGCGGCTCCACATCAACCGTAAAGCGGTAACTCCCGAAGAGTACAAAGAAGCCTTTGAGAAAACCCTTGGAACTGGAAACTTTATCTTCCACGAACACTTTGGTTCTATCGAAGGTGACAACCTACTGAACAAAATGCGGTACATGGTAGTCGGTGAAGGATGTGACTTTATCATCCTCGACCATGTATCCATTGCGGTCTCCGGGCTTGAAGGAGACAACGAAAGGAAACTCATCGACATTTTGATGACCACTATGCGCTCTCTGGTAGAAGAAACCGGAGTTGGCTTGGTGGTCATTTCTCATCTTAAACGACCCGATGGGCAACAGTCCCATGAGGAAGGTGGCGTGACATCCCTGAGTCAACTCAGAGGTTCCGGGGCTATTGCTCAACTGGCAGACACGGTTATTGGTCTAGAGCGTAACCAACAAGCCGAAGGAAAAGAAAAGAACCTTGTCCGTATACGGCTCCTGAAGTGCCGCTTCACAGGCGAAACCGGTATTGCTGGATACCTTTGGTACAACAAGGAGACTGACCGCTTAGAAGGCGTTGACAAACTTAGTGATTACCTTGAGGAAAACATAGACCTCGGAGATAACGAGGATACACCATTTTAA
- a CDS encoding radical SAM family protein: protein MLKLPVVNKGVTLQEIPGEISVFFELGNCKQKCKGCHSPMLQIPLGKVHWTDIEEMAHYAETEKSRGATAIVLMGGTTNGITFIDLMKTIKRLSKVLPVGIYSGAAVSSITTLSLKAIRSLTWLKAGEYREELGGLNSMTTNQRFYKRISEDEWSDITAVFPKD, encoded by the coding sequence ATGTTGAAACTGCCTGTCGTGAACAAGGGCGTAACCCTTCAAGAAATTCCCGGAGAAATCTCCGTCTTCTTTGAACTCGGTAACTGCAAACAGAAATGCAAAGGCTGTCACAGTCCAATGCTCCAGATTCCTCTCGGTAAAGTCCATTGGACTGACATTGAGGAAATGGCCCACTATGCCGAAACGGAGAAAAGTAGAGGGGCCACCGCTATTGTTCTGATGGGTGGCACAACAAATGGCATAACCTTCATTGACTTAATGAAGACCATTAAGCGGCTCTCAAAGGTACTCCCTGTGGGTATCTACTCCGGGGCCGCTGTTTCTTCTATCACTACATTATCCCTGAAGGCTATCCGCTCCCTCACCTGGCTCAAGGCCGGGGAATACCGGGAGGAACTCGGTGGTCTGAACTCAATGACCACCAACCAAAGATTCTATAAGCGAATCTCTGAGGATGAGTGGTCAGATATTACCGCAGTTTTCCCTAAAGATTAA
- the nrdD gene encoding anaerobic ribonucleoside-triphosphate reductase, producing MSGQILPQFSLKINCGILQRNLRERSMSVLNKLTPDQINSKVAFIENYIKAQNAADGSLVDANANVTQKDIATMETELYKFETIQLNRAIVCHELEKTFGKELADQYLEDIKNHLIYIHDETSLKPYCVSISMYPFLFEGTRNIGGTSKAPKNLRSFCGAFNNLVYQVASGFAGAVATVEFLMYFDYFARKSYGANYLETNRKEVAQELQGVVYTLNQPAAARGNQSVFWNISVFDKFYFESLFGTFYFPDGTQPVWDSLEKLQEFFMDWFRVERTKELLTFPVVTAAMLIDPEEKRPMDTRFEAYCAEQMSKGLSFFVYMSDTADSLASCCRLRNELADNEFSYSLGAGGVSTGSIQVITLNLNRAEQRYIRSQLYPEDKLRPIIERIHKYLVAHRNIQKKHLEAGLLPVYKAGYINIDKQFCTIGINGAVEAAEFYRVRPSDNEEYKNFIGKRLKLIYQMNKEAYKTYGFRFNTEFVPAESLGVKNAKWDKEDGLKVKRDCYNSYFYAVEDPTVSILEKMALHGKEFTQYLDGGSALHLNLEQLPTVPAAIGLMRAAARLGVNYWTFNTLSTICDACDIIDPRTLSKCPKCGKSDHLDYATRVIGYLKRVSCFSSGRQKEHSKRHYAIIGAKRKEDYEI from the coding sequence ATGAGTGGTCAGATATTACCGCAGTTTTCCCTAAAGATTAATTGCGGCATATTACAGAGAAATCTCAGAGAAAGGAGTATGTCGGTGCTTAATAAACTCACACCTGACCAAATCAACTCAAAAGTAGCGTTCATTGAGAACTACATCAAGGCCCAAAATGCGGCTGATGGTTCCCTCGTGGATGCTAATGCAAACGTAACGCAAAAAGACATCGCAACGATGGAAACCGAATTATATAAATTCGAGACAATCCAACTGAATCGGGCTATCGTGTGTCATGAGTTGGAGAAGACGTTCGGTAAGGAATTGGCTGACCAGTACCTTGAGGACATCAAGAACCATCTCATTTACATCCACGATGAAACAAGCCTGAAGCCTTATTGCGTGTCTATCTCCATGTATCCCTTCTTATTTGAAGGCACTCGCAACATTGGAGGCACAAGTAAGGCTCCTAAGAACCTTCGCTCTTTCTGCGGTGCGTTCAATAATCTGGTATATCAAGTGGCCTCTGGGTTCGCCGGGGCTGTAGCGACAGTCGAGTTCTTGATGTACTTTGACTACTTTGCTCGAAAATCTTATGGTGCTAACTACCTTGAGACCAACCGCAAGGAAGTAGCCCAAGAACTACAAGGCGTAGTCTACACACTGAACCAACCTGCGGCGGCTCGTGGCAACCAGAGTGTATTCTGGAATATCTCCGTGTTCGATAAGTTCTACTTTGAGAGCCTATTCGGAACATTCTACTTCCCTGATGGAACTCAGCCTGTATGGGATTCATTAGAGAAGTTGCAGGAGTTCTTTATGGATTGGTTCCGGGTAGAGCGCACAAAAGAACTTTTGACTTTCCCGGTAGTGACAGCAGCCATGCTCATAGACCCAGAAGAAAAGAGACCTATGGACACTCGGTTCGAGGCTTATTGTGCCGAACAGATGTCAAAGGGTCTCTCTTTCTTTGTCTATATGAGCGATACTGCGGATTCGCTGGCTTCATGTTGCAGACTCCGCAACGAACTGGCTGACAATGAGTTCTCGTATTCCTTGGGTGCTGGCGGCGTGTCCACTGGTTCCATTCAGGTAATTACCCTGAATCTCAATCGCGCAGAACAGCGGTACATACGCTCTCAGTTGTACCCGGAGGACAAATTACGTCCTATCATTGAGCGCATCCATAAGTACCTCGTGGCTCATCGCAACATTCAAAAGAAACACCTTGAGGCCGGACTGCTCCCTGTCTATAAAGCAGGGTACATCAATATTGATAAGCAGTTCTGCACTATCGGAATTAACGGTGCTGTTGAGGCCGCTGAGTTCTACCGTGTGAGACCTAGCGACAACGAAGAGTATAAGAACTTTATTGGCAAACGCCTCAAACTCATCTACCAGATGAACAAGGAAGCCTATAAGACCTATGGGTTCCGCTTCAACACTGAATTTGTCCCGGCTGAATCCTTGGGAGTAAAGAACGCTAAGTGGGACAAAGAGGATGGCCTGAAGGTAAAACGTGATTGTTACAACTCCTACTTCTACGCTGTGGAAGACCCGACTGTGTCCATTCTGGAGAAGATGGCTCTGCATGGCAAGGAGTTCACACAGTACCTCGATGGCGGCTCTGCGCTTCACTTGAACCTTGAGCAACTACCTACCGTTCCTGCGGCTATCGGCTTGATGAGAGCGGCGGCTAGACTTGGGGTGAACTATTGGACATTCAACACGCTCTCAACTATCTGCGATGCGTGTGACATTATCGACCCTCGGACTCTCTCGAAGTGTCCTAAGTGTGGGAAGAGTGACCACTTGGATTATGCAACTCGTGTCATTGGCTACCTGAAGCGAGTCTCTTGTTTCTCGTCCGGTAGACAGAAAGAACACAGTAAACGACACTATGCCATTATTGGCGCAAAACGTAAGGAGGATTATGAAATATGA